CTGCACTCTGGTACCAACCAACATGGAAATGATCAACGTTTACcctgtaaaaatattctttttatatttgtttacacTATTACGTTTTGCTATTACATTGTAACGTATGATTTACCATCTCAAACGACGCATCATGGCAAGTTGGTATTCTTCTTCGTCCATAATTTCGTCATTTTTTGGGAATGGAAAACAATTTGTGATCTCGAGTCGATGTTTAACTACCAAACCGAGAAGAGCACCTTGAGCAACATCCATGTTACTCAAAGACTCTTCGTGACAATGTTTCACCATTTTCATAACAACTAATCCATCGCACTGAACATAATCTATACGGGGTTCCACTTCGGGAATCCTTCTTGTCTGTGGTCTGgcattcattttttcaataaagaataattacagTATAAAATGTTCGCATATGCGTGCGATTAGCTTTCTGTCAAACAGGTTAAGAACGAAAGGAAATCCTACACTTCGTGAAACATGATGGAGCATGGATTAATGCATCATAGATGGGTGTAGTGGTTGACAATGTGCTCTGTTTGATTGGTGGAGAAGAAGGAATTTCTTCACTTTTATTACattgtttattctatttctCTAAATTGATATGCATTAATAGCTTCTTATCATAACGTGTatgattaacatttaaatattaatcttcaaaATGAAACGAGATCATAAAAACATCATGGCGCGATGTTCGCACAGGTCATAAGATGTAGCTGGAATTTTCCATACGGCCTACATACTCCAAACATTTATTCTATGCTATATTTTTATCGCGTAAATGTGaaatctaattggtcagtttttatctcTTCTCATCTAATATTGATACTATTTTGCTATTTGTTAATACAGTTACACGTAGCCAATCAAAATTGTAGTCAAAACACATAGCGCGAGACACCACGTTCAAAAAATCCGCGCAAATCTCGTAAGTAACGAAGGGCACATTGTccgttgaaaatatttagtattcatttcgaaaatgaattttattgaagggaaaataagaaaatggaTTATATTGATTCAAGCAGAAAAATTAAACGAAGTAATAGAAGATATCCAGGTCAGTCATAccttcgaaaataaattttatatttgtttttatgaTACATTTGTTACTTATCAAAAAAGAACTTGACTTTCTTGTTaggtatttcatttaataaaatttcattaattcatacttttttattgatttcaatTTCAGGCAAACACTTATTCGGACTCAACtgataatataaacaaatacatttttaaagtaTTGTTGTATTTGTCACATACTGCAGACAAATGCAATAAACAGAATTGTGTTATTGGTGTGGATATTTATAAGCTGACTTGTTTATTGTGTTCAATTCTGACTGAAATACCTGATACCAACAAATTTGCCTCTAGTTTATTCCATATAGTTCGTTGTTTATTaactataaatatgtataagGAAGCATTTGAGGTTTGTTGTTTTTTAGACACAAATATAATATGTTCTTCTCATATGGATATGAGTAACATACTAGTAAAAGTGGCTTATTTATGGAATAATTCTGTGAATAATGCATTCAGCATTTTACAAAGTGATTCTAAAAATGCCAGATATTATCATCAACTAAAAGAGATTATAAAGCATGAATTGGAAATAATACAAATAGTACATAAAAGTTAcacaaaacatttatttatgaagATAAGTTCGTATCTGGATAAACTTGCATCAATAAAAGAATCAGCCActcattttaatgatttttctgtctttataattgaatacttgaaggaaactgaaatatttttgaaagaagaagagaacCATGTTATATCTCGTCAATTGCTGCACATAGTAAGCAGAATCATatgtgaaaatattaatgaaaaaggtaTGAAATTTGGATTACAAATATTGGATGATCTAATCaaccattttaaaataattataagggAAAATGAAGAGTGTTATGAATGCTATGaacaatttaaatcattttgccTGACAGTCATGAAACCGGCTGATATATTAGTAGAAAATAATGGTAATAGAATTAGAGATGTCtgtgataattataaaaaaattgcaaaaaagtATGGTTACTCAGGATTTATTAAATGGATTACATTCAGTATTGGTCAGATTCTAGAGCCATTATTCATGTATTGGGAAACATGTATAAAAGTAGGAAATACAGCGTTTCTAAAGAATGGCATATTATTAGAGACCATGAATTTGGTTGCCGCAACAAGTAAATGTTTTGTTCATCATACATCGGATAAATGTAAATCTTGTCAGAACATAGAGTGTATGGTGAGGAAAGATATGTACAATGAAGTAGTAATAAAAACCAGATGTGTTAATTTAATTAGTAAGCTCTCTGCGAATGATTTATCACGAGATATTTATAGAATTGCACAAAGATTTTTGGAGCAAAATATAgcatatatttatgaaatgaaaatgtccaAATGCAAGTGTTGGCCACAGTTGTGGTCCTCATCTGGTGCTTTACTGTATAACATAGGCATCATGACTGAACGTTTTTATGAAGAAAGCGTGTCTTTACTTTCTTTACTATGTTCTTCTATCATACAGTTTGAGGGCATTCAACAGAAATCCTGCTACATTAATCTTCACAATCCCATATGCTTCACATTGCATAGAATATCTTCTCTACATTATAATCATGGTATGTATAGAGAAGCTATGACTGCATCTGCATTGAATGCTCTATTAAGTTATAACGATTCTGACTCAAAAGCATTTCGGATGTGGgcaaatattaaacataaatcCGTAACTTCCAAAGAAATAATGGACATTACTATATTATCCTGTTTGAAATCGGataagataataatagaaaaattaggaCTTACTATTGAATTATCTAAATACGACCTTgttgaaatatgtttaaaagAAGCAAAAGGTTTGCAAGCAGCAAAAGTCAATCTTTCAGATGCCATTCATAAAGTTCTGGATGAAATGATAGCACTAAAAGCATCTCCAGTGCAGTATGCTCGAGGTGTTCAACTATTACTATATCATCTGCTAAACTTTGACTACAATGAGAATGTTTTAGACCGCTTGAAGCAAGCTGTCTTCAACTTAAAGCAGACGAACATAAGTAACTTTGTTTTATGTTTGCAAGCtaatttggaattttatatttttgtggcACATTTAAATATTGCAAGTAAAAAAACTCAGatagaaatggaaaatatgaaatatgcatTATATGCTCCCAAGATATCAGAAATTGGAGAAAGCGAGTCTAGTGATGTTGTACCAGCTTATACcatgataaatattaaagaagatTCAAGACTTCGGATGTATTTGGAGgcagcattgaaaaaatggaataaatgtttcaaacaaaatattgtaagtataactataaaaaatatagtttattacaTTTCTAAGTGCTGCAATATTGATTATTTGCTTACAATTGATaggaagaaattgttaaaagcTATGAAGGATCGGTAACACTTCATACATTAATTATAGCCGGCGAATACGCTCGTTTATATCGTTACCAGAAATGTGAAATTGATATATGGAAACTTGCATATAAGTTAGCTTGCCAGTTGCAAGACAATCGAGCAATTATTTATGGTATGACTGCTTTATTTCTCTGTCACACACGAATATAATAGTTATAggtaataatgaaatgttttccTATTAGTCACTAGTCGAAGTATATCATTGAGATTCATTGACCCAAAATGGATAACAACTACCAAAGAgcttgtaaataaatttgaaaataccaAGGATGTAAACATGACTTATGTTATCGGTATCTTTTGGATAAGTTTATCAgacttttattttgaatgtaatATGGTGAgtcaattatttacaaattattagtaattatacaaatatttatacaactTTTATTGTCAGTATGAAAAAGCTAGGAAGCTACTAGATGAATCTAGAAAACTACCAGGAATCTCTTTCGTTTCTAATATAGCTGTGTATTTATACAGCTTGGACAGAATTTTGTACAATTGTTCATTCTACAAAGAGGATATGAGGCATGAAGAATACACTCGCTACATTGTTGAAACCTTATACACTCTAGTTAATTTGAGTGAAGAACTGTCtacaagaaaatgtaaatatgcaACATCTTGCAAACGCTTTTTGAGCAGTATGAGTATTAAGCgttgttttcttttctaatttctgaaacattaaaataaattatgtaacttAATAATGAGTTACAGttataaaaaaatcataaaattgtcTCATTTTTTCCAGGGAAACCTCAAGACAAGCACCTCTTTGGCTTTGACATACTTCTATCTGCAACAATTAATTTGTCCCTACGAATGAACAGTTTGCTATCTTTTAGAGAAATTGGTGCCCACTTAGTACGACGACTAAGGACAGCGCAAGCTTTGGGAGCAACTATACGAGTTGCAGAAGTATTGAAATCACTCTGTTACATTGATTTGTCGCGTTCACAGTTAAACGACTGTGAAGTAAAATTGCAAGGCTTGGAacacattttaaatattgagaCATTTAAAACGTCAGTGAATCCTAATTCAGTAAAAATGATCGCACAAAGCGTTTCGACCCCAGTTCGAATTATTGAACCTGTCAGAGACGTTCCACAAAACGATACATCGCCTATTCTgcgaaataaatgttttgatTTTCCCGAATTTATGGACCATATCAATTGCAATTGTTATGCGTGTGAAAATTTGTCATACAAATATTTGGTATTCGTCAGCACTCATATTAGAGCCCAATTATATGCATTGCAAAAAAATTATTCCGCATCGTTACAACACTTCAACGGtgcgtttaaaataaaagaaaaattaatgaagataGAAAAATCTACGTCGaaagataaaaatgattatttctcTTGGCAAGAACGGTTTTACAGTACAGATTACATACTTCTATTAAACAACTTCTCCTATTTTTTGAGAAGCTATCCGAAAATGAGACAAGATCCAATGAATATCCTTTTCTTAGCAAGTCAGTTATGTGACCTGTATAAACTTAAAGGGCATCCAGTTTATATGTCAACCAAGGAATTGATGTTCGATTGTGATTTTCAAAAGATAATTGACAGGCTAGATTACTCATGTAAGTAtctcttaaatattatattgctGTATTAAAGGGATTAATAAGCATTATTTTTTCTATAGCGTTTACTGTTCCTGACATATCAGACATTGATATAAGGAATTATGAAACAAAATCTAAAGCTGAAAACATTGTTTGCGTTACACCAATTGTTAATAACATTCGAACAAAGAAACCCGCTACTCTAAAGCGAAATCGAGATCCTCCGTTGCTGAAGCTAAATAAAATCAGTATGAACTTCAGCGATGACGAAGATAATACTTTCTCACCGCAGCCTGAATTTCGCAGAACAAGGTCACGTAGTAAATTAAGAAGAAGGAAGATTTTTAGTGACGAAGGTTTGGACAATTCAacaaaaacgaaagaagaaactaACGAATCACATAAATTGAGTTTTCGAGAGTTTGCAGATGGACAGGAACAGAatgttgataatatttttatgaaagatattgtaaataaaattacatcacTGGCGCCTGATGTGTCGGAACATTTGCACAATGTTGCAGACAATTTGGAAGAACCTGCAACGAGTAGTAACATACAGAAATTGCTCAAGAGAATAGAAGACCTCAAGGTGAACGCAGTTTCACATACAGGTACTAGGAGAACGCGGCATTCGAAGCAACTGACTTCTAGCGATTGCAGTAAAATCGATAAAATAATTGCATTGTTTAATGAGCTAGAAATTGATcaacaaaagaataattatgGTTCGACAAAACATGATGTAATACCTGATCCAAATGGAAGAATAAACGAGGAAAACAGTGTGGAGAGattagaacaaaataaattaactgTTAAACAATACAACAAAATAGACAATCTAAAGAAAATACAAGTTAGCGAAAATACGACATCAAGAATTAGTAGGAAATCAGtaaaacaaaatacaacaaCTAAGGAGACGTATAATACGAAACCTAGCAAATCCAAATAGATCATTgcatttctataaatatatattttgtaaaaaattgtaacttattttgtaaaaaattgtaactattttgtaataaaactaCTGTTGAAAAAATCAATGGAATGCCTTGCAGTTCTCCTGggttgattttttaatattcaaagtatAGATTGTAAGAGTTGATAAATGTGGATGTTTaaagttttagaaaatatttattaaaatatttcacatatatacatattcagtaAAAAATCGTAGAAGTTAAAATTACTTAACGACTACAAATAAAagtctacactttattctaccCATTCTTTTCTTTGTATCTATAACTacactttataaataataaccaTATTTGTTCCAATTAAATACTTTACAAACttcgttcaatattttttttaaaatcaaattttccttGCTAAATTTTTTGTTACCATTCTAAGTATCACACAAATTTTAACTGTTATATAGTATGGCCGAtactaacaaataaatttttgcattatcacctaaaaaaaaaaacaaacaattcatataatgcattttataatttcatagaatgGAAGATCGATcatagaaaattgtataattaatgtttcaatcGCACAAAGATAACTTTTAATGAGTACAAGATTTTTTTAACGATTTAACgaaaataacattgaaacaCCCGAAAAATTAGTACCGGTAGATGAaacatatgaaaataaaataccatacTTGAAAATTTTGGCTATAAAGAAAAAACAAGTCAATGGATATTTAAGTTgcatatattgaaaattaatgtacGTAATTTTCTGTGtgttgaaatgaaacaaaaattaaaacattcattacgattcaatacaattttccaCAACAATTGGTAATGTTCATTATTAAGGAAAATTTAGAAGCAAACATGACATAGcattatgtttttataatataatggcatattaagaatcttgaaaaatagaatattttcagaatattatgaatagtgaaaattttcaaaatattgtatgcaattatcttaaaatatgaattataattaatgacaGACATGACATCgataatttgaaataacaaaAGGGTTTCTTTTGTTATCCCATTATTATCTGTAGCAATCAAATaaataggaaaattgaaaattttcccTACTcttaatatttacatgaaagtAGTGGCATGTAGTTTTGTAGcaaaatgcaaataaaagatatatatataataaattgtaaaagaataacGTAATTAGGAAGTGATACAAAAATGCTGCACAATTGtgtaagaaaaaagaaacaaaaataactctaaacaataaatttcttttgtttacatATTAGTTGATTAACTGCATCATGGCAATAAATGctcgtttatttttttttctctgccatacaaaaataacacaaataaaaattacaatagccATTAATCATCACAGACTATAAATTGGCATAATTTAATTCAGAATTCTCAGAGCAATCATCCTTGTTCTGTTTTAGGTTTATACATCTTGTCTTTTCCTGATTTTTAGCTAATTCCATCAAAGCTAATGCACCTAACCATTTCTGACTGTCCTCTGGAATCGGTaacttaataaaattcttttcttctttaacAACAACTACTTTTGTCACTGCTTCAGACTCAACtggaattatttttgaaatactatctttattattattaatattattgttgttgttgttgttgttgttgttagaACTTCCAGCTAACATTAAAACAGTTGGTCTCATTACATTCTCACTAATATGAGACTGTATAAATGTATCTTGCTTAACTGTCTCCTTTTGatcacaattttttatttttacattagcCTGATTCGATAAAGATTTTGAATTCTCTTTAACCACCTCATTATCCCATTCAACTTCAGATACTGGCTGACTAACAGTTTTAATTTGAGATACATTATTTGCAAAATCATTTGTGTTATTCTGAGAATTCCAATTGGTTTGAGACAATGTAATCGGTGCttcaaaaatatacttttgttcatCTTTTATAGCTTTCTTCAGAGATTCTGTGTTACCATTAGTTGTGTCCCAAGATACATATGTGCATACATAAGCAGGATCCACCTCAGATTTTGTGAGTTCAATTTCTTTGCATGCATTCAAGCATGAAGTGCCCAATACATTAGACGAGTGATCAGTCAATGCATTCCAATGCATCTGACCATCAGTATTCTTGAATGACGTTGTTACTGGTATATTAATAGGCTTATTATCCCAATTTAAAGGTTTGGCTAACTGTTGCTCCAAACAAGCTTCTCTTAACCACCTTTTCTTTGGTTGAAGTCTGTCTAGGGGTCTCCTTAAGGGAGTAATAGGCAACTTTGCAGATATTTCCTCATCTTCCGAAGTTTGCAATATATTACATGTGTCCGCTGGATCTTCATCCTGACTATCCTCTTGACTATCTTGACTTTCTCCACAGTATAATCTTTGATTGGACGCCTTACAGTCTAAGTTCTCCTGTTCACCTGTTGCATCCATCATCAGGCCCTTCCTAGACTTGACTCTTTTGTGATTTTCAGAACTACTTTTCCATGTTTTCTTCTTGCGTTCATTTTTTCCTGTTGGTGTTCTATCCTCTCGTTCTCTGGACATTTTATAACGTTCTAGCCATCTAGTAACATCGTGGGGTAATTCAGTATTTTCGGATACAGGCTTCAAAACAAAGTCATCAGAACGGGTCAAAGTAGCATATGGATGGTCTGGACAGTGCCTATTTGCATGCGTAAATCTCATTTCACAGCCAGGTTCAGTACATAAGAACGGCTTCTCTCCTGTATGTAGTCTTTGATGAGTCTTTAATTGACCTGATTGCGTAAAAGCTTTTGTACAACCAGGATAATCACATGGATACGGACGCTCCCCTGAAAATAAAACCATGCAGGTACTTATTATAATGTCACAATACACAAAATTACATTAACCCGCAGTAGTAACTaaaaaactgtaaattttacgaaattttattCCAAAAAGCATCGTTACGACATTCGAAACGATCGGAACGAACAATTCCATCCGTAAAACACTCGACTATTCGAAGGGAAAAAATCCCCGCgtcgtttcatttatttcggACAAAGACTAGATGGgctgaatttttctataaagCGTAAAAATCTATTCGAACcgtaaaatgaaacaattatcGTCTCTACGAAGCGTATATTAACAGAGAAAACCGCATAGCATAGATTCattcgtattatttataattttccggGGTAAGCCATTTAACTATTTAAAGCACGCATGATGGCGATTGGCGGGACGCGTGAGCGCATGAAGCCTGCAGTTCAGCGCGAACCTCATTGCACTCGTGCAGCTGTACAAGCCACCGTGGAAGCGTACGAAAATTCTGCTCACAGAAACTTTCCACGAAATAAGATGTACAGTTTGATGAAGCAAAGAAAAGATGTAATAACGGCGTAAAAAGAGCAGAGTCGGCGCATACCTGTATGGGTACGCAGGTGTGCTTGGAGGCTCTTTTCTCTCGGGAAGACCCTGTTGCAGTAGGTGCATTTTATACTGCTCGGCGAGGTGCTTCCCTGCATCATAAGGTTCGAAAGAGCGTCCGCTCTGGGCCGACCACGACGATGACTTTCAGAACCACCGGAACGTGATCGAGGGCCCGTCCGTGAGCTCACCACGCTATTCTCGCGATACTCCGGCGAGGAGCAGGAGCTGCCCGGGCTTAAGTTCACATTTCTTGCCTCCTCGCCCCAGTTCCACGGATAAAGCATGGTATCGCACATCGGTGGGCTGCACGGCAACGCTTCCGTCAAAGGGCGCGACTCACGCTTTGGCGTGTGCAATTCCATGTCACGTTTTTCTCACTTCACCGCGCAGCTTGCCGGTCACCTTACAAAATCAACGTTACCACGCACGACCACTTAATCTGTTGTCTCTGTtgctcgtgcgcgcgcgcgctctctctgCCCGCTACACTCCGTGTGCCGCGTGCAACTGGTATACCGCCAAAACGAATCTGCCCGGCGCGATACACGATATACGCGTGCGTAACTATGGCGGATGTAGCTGATCACGCGTTCGATTATCCTCGAATTTTCTGACAGTAAGAACAATTAAAAGGCAACGGCGAATGTTTTTTCTTAACACAACACCAACAATGTAATCACGTCTCAACTAGCTTGTTGTATCGTTGGCATCGTCATAACGACTGCTTCTACACGCGGCTTCTGATCAATGCGCGCGCATCCCTCCCTCGTGGCCACCCGGCCAATCGCAGGCCTCCGATTGTGGAAACTCGTGCTGCGTGAAGTCGACTATTGGTAACTGCATGCTTGTGTTTCGCTTGTACGCAGTATTTACATGCGTGCGACACAAtgcattttacttttaattcaatttccaaGTCTGTTCCTGCATTGTTGTTACGCGtactgtatataaaatatatattatatgcgtatgtacatatgtatatacacatttttatataatatatatatatatatatatatatatcacacaTGTATACATATGGTGCCATACCGATGAGTTTCAACTTCGTAGTTTAATATATGCATTTAAATGAACCCCGTTCTTATAGAAAGTTACTCAAATTAAAAAACGTCTATGAAGGAAACCTATGTTATTCTCAATTGACAAATTCGCAGTTAATTAGACATTTGCTATCGTATCTTCGTAGggtttaacatttaattttatgcgCATGAAAATTGTGCGTAGTATCGATGGGCtagtttacaataaaatttgttaacgaCACACAAATCAAGAAATACGTATGTTTCCCATTTTATCTTGCTAAGAAATTACCGTCGACACTTTTCtgtctaataattatttttgaattgcAACGGAACTCTCGAAATGAGAAGAAAATAGTCATACTTTGAAAGTGAAGCAGAGATATCACACAAAACAGCTCTTCGGAGTGTTGTTTATTTGAAGCATGAAATATGGTGAATAGAAACGTGTAAGAGCAGTAATCTCTGTTTTTAATGGGTAGTTAAGTTTTTATTGTAAAACGCGCCGCAGATTCGGGGAATGATAGAAAAGTTGTTGCAAAACACGTATTTTCGAACACATTCTCTTGCGGCACGGAGAGACatatacgaaatattcaatGCGCGGGCTGcattaaaactgaaaaattcattgaaaatagttttaattttgaTCATCTATTTAAACACTACGAAATAGGATACACAGCGAGAGCACCAAATAACAATCACAGGAATATTGCACAGTAATAAGATAAACCAGAAAAGATAAGAAAATCTATTCGGTCGTGCGTTAAgtaattcatgaaaataatgCCGGTTCCTTTGAGAACTAAGGGTACGGATATTATGCCGGTTTATTGTCGTACTATtggtattttaaaaagttttcagATTTAAAATTAAGAACTCGAATTTAGACGACGTTTTTCGATTCaaacgtctataaaattattgataGAAATAATATTGGTGGGGGGATGGCGCGCTGGGTGCAAGACAATTATGCGGTCCCTCCCTGAGCGCAGACCTCGTGGTGAACTATCTCTGGACTCGgccatattgaaatattgaatgtcTCTGTTACACAAGGGCTCAAGAGTAGCCGTGAAATTTTCGCGTGATCCTCGACGAAGAGAGGATAAGAGACATCATGGAGTCCATGTACAGCATTAACGTTACCAACAAGTTCTTGGTACCGTTGTTGGCCGACGACGCGGATCTGCACGAAATAGTGCAGCAACGGGAACAAGAGAAGGAAGCTAAGAAAAAGGAGAAGCTCTCGGAGAAGGAGAATAAGAGTAAGCAGCCGGACGCGCCAAAGAGTACCGGCAACAAAACGCAAAAAAGCCGCGTGATTAAAGACACGCAGCAACCAGTGTCGAAAATTCAAGATCCAAAGAAAGATCAAGGTTAGTAATTTTTCGTTGGGATCGTTGCCTCGTGCGCGGTATTATGGCCGTCGCTTTGGTCCCCTCGTGGGTCCATGTGCTTTTGATATTTTGTCGTACTTTAAACAATATTTCCCACTCTCGGCCActgatttcgtttcgtttcctcgTCTAATGTGCGATACGCGTTAAACACGATCCTATTTATGCAGAAATTACCCCTTTGCTCCGAATATTTCTTGCAAACACTCAATAATTTCTCATGCCGCATAGATCGGGGTTCATTTTGCatcgtaaaaatagaaatttccgATGGTGACCCCACGTGTTGTTCAacgaataattttcttgtaattccgtggtttattatgaaaattttatgttaatCATATAATGAACGACGATATTAAACTTTCAAGAGAATATGTATTACTGAATAAAAAGTGTTTATATATCACAGCATTGAGCAGGCagttctatt
This is a stretch of genomic DNA from Nomia melanderi isolate GNS246 chromosome 1, iyNomMela1, whole genome shotgun sequence. It encodes these proteins:
- the LOC116426756 gene encoding uncharacterized protein LOC116426756 isoform X1; protein product: MELHTPKRESRPLTEALPCSPPMCDTMLYPWNWGEEARNVNLSPGSSCSSPEYRENSVVSSRTGPRSRSGGSESHRRGRPRADALSNLMMQGSTSPSSIKCTYCNRVFPREKSLQAHLRTHTGERPYPCDYPGCTKAFTQSGQLKTHQRLHTGEKPFLCTEPGCEMRFTHANRHCPDHPYATLTRSDDFVLKPVSENTELPHDVTRWLERYKMSREREDRTPTGKNERKKKTWKSSSENHKRVKSRKGLMMDATGEQENLDCKASNQRLYCGESQDSQEDSQDEDPADTCNILQTSEDEEISAKLPITPLRRPLDRLQPKKRWLREACLEQQLAKPLNWDNKPINIPVTTSFKNTDGQMHWNALTDHSSNVLGTSCLNACKEIELTKSEVDPAYVCTYVSWDTTNGNTESLKKAIKDEQKYIFEAPITLSQTNWNSQNNTNDFANNVSQIKTVSQPVSEVEWDNEVVKENSKSLSNQANVKIKNCDQKETVKQDTFIQSHISENVMRPTVLMLAGSSNNNNNNNNNNINNNKDSISKIIPVESEAVTKVVVVKEEKNFIKLPIPEDSQKWLGALALMELAKNQEKTRCINLKQNKDDCSENSELNYANL
- the LOC116426721 gene encoding uncharacterized protein LOC116426721 — its product is MNFIEGKIRKWIILIQAEKLNEVIEDIQANTYSDSTDNINKYIFKVLLYLSHTADKCNKQNCVIGVDIYKLTCLLCSILTEIPDTNKFASSLFHIVRCLLTINMYKEAFEVCCFLDTNIICSSHMDMSNILVKVAYLWNNSVNNAFSILQSDSKNARYYHQLKEIIKHELEIIQIVHKSYTKHLFMKISSYLDKLASIKESATHFNDFSVFIIEYLKETEIFLKEEENHVISRQLLHIVSRIICENINEKGMKFGLQILDDLINHFKIIIRENEECYECYEQFKSFCLTVMKPADILVENNGNRIRDVCDNYKKIAKKYGYSGFIKWITFSIGQILEPLFMYWETCIKVGNTAFLKNGILLETMNLVAATSKCFVHHTSDKCKSCQNIECMVRKDMYNEVVIKTRCVNLISKLSANDLSRDIYRIAQRFLEQNIAYIYEMKMSKCKCWPQLWSSSGALLYNIGIMTERFYEESVSLLSLLCSSIIQFEGIQQKSCYINLHNPICFTLHRISSLHYNHGMYREAMTASALNALLSYNDSDSKAFRMWANIKHKSVTSKEIMDITILSCLKSDKIIIEKLGLTIELSKYDLVEICLKEAKGLQAAKVNLSDAIHKVLDEMIALKASPVQYARGVQLLLYHLLNFDYNENVLDRLKQAVFNLKQTNISNFVLCLQANLEFYIFVAHLNIASKKTQIEMENMKYALYAPKISEIGESESSDVVPAYTMINIKEDSRLRMYLEAALKKWNKCFKQNIEEIVKSYEGSVTLHTLIIAGEYARLYRYQKCEIDIWKLAYKLACQLQDNRAIIYVTSRSISLRFIDPKWITTTKELVNKFENTKDVNMTYVIGIFWISLSDFYFECNMYEKARKLLDESRKLPGISFVSNIAVYLYSLDRILYNCSFYKEDMRHEEYTRYIVETLYTLVNLSEELSTRKWKPQDKHLFGFDILLSATINLSLRMNSLLSFREIGAHLVRRLRTAQALGATIRVAEVLKSLCYIDLSRSQLNDCEVKLQGLEHILNIETFKTSVNPNSVKMIAQSVSTPVRIIEPVRDVPQNDTSPILRNKCFDFPEFMDHINCNCYACENLSYKYLVFVSTHIRAQLYALQKNYSASLQHFNGAFKIKEKLMKIEKSTSKDKNDYFSWQERFYSTDYILLLNNFSYFLRSYPKMRQDPMNILFLASQLCDLYKLKGHPVYMSTKELMFDCDFQKIIDRLDYSSFTVPDISDIDIRNYETKSKAENIVCVTPIVNNIRTKKPATLKRNRDPPLLKLNKISMNFSDDEDNTFSPQPEFRRTRSRSKLRRRKIFSDEGLDNSTKTKEETNESHKLSFREFADGQEQNVDNIFMKDIVNKITSLAPDVSEHLHNVADNLEEPATSSNIQKLLKRIEDLKVNAVSHTGTRRTRHSKQLTSSDCSKIDKIIALFNELEIDQQKNNYGSTKHDVIPDPNGRINEENSVERLEQNKLTVKQYNKIDNLKKIQVSENTTSRISRKSVKQNTTTKETYNTKPSKSK
- the LOC116426756 gene encoding uncharacterized protein LOC116426756 isoform X2, producing the protein MNLCYAVFSVNIRFVETIIVSFYGERPYPCDYPGCTKAFTQSGQLKTHQRLHTGEKPFLCTEPGCEMRFTHANRHCPDHPYATLTRSDDFVLKPVSENTELPHDVTRWLERYKMSREREDRTPTGKNERKKKTWKSSSENHKRVKSRKGLMMDATGEQENLDCKASNQRLYCGESQDSQEDSQDEDPADTCNILQTSEDEEISAKLPITPLRRPLDRLQPKKRWLREACLEQQLAKPLNWDNKPINIPVTTSFKNTDGQMHWNALTDHSSNVLGTSCLNACKEIELTKSEVDPAYVCTYVSWDTTNGNTESLKKAIKDEQKYIFEAPITLSQTNWNSQNNTNDFANNVSQIKTVSQPVSEVEWDNEVVKENSKSLSNQANVKIKNCDQKETVKQDTFIQSHISENVMRPTVLMLAGSSNNNNNNNNNNINNNKDSISKIIPVESEAVTKVVVVKEEKNFIKLPIPEDSQKWLGALALMELAKNQEKTRCINLKQNKDDCSENSELNYANL
- the LOC116426756 gene encoding uncharacterized protein LOC116426756 isoform X3, with protein sequence MELFVPIVSNVVTMLFGIKFRERPYPCDYPGCTKAFTQSGQLKTHQRLHTGEKPFLCTEPGCEMRFTHANRHCPDHPYATLTRSDDFVLKPVSENTELPHDVTRWLERYKMSREREDRTPTGKNERKKKTWKSSSENHKRVKSRKGLMMDATGEQENLDCKASNQRLYCGESQDSQEDSQDEDPADTCNILQTSEDEEISAKLPITPLRRPLDRLQPKKRWLREACLEQQLAKPLNWDNKPINIPVTTSFKNTDGQMHWNALTDHSSNVLGTSCLNACKEIELTKSEVDPAYVCTYVSWDTTNGNTESLKKAIKDEQKYIFEAPITLSQTNWNSQNNTNDFANNVSQIKTVSQPVSEVEWDNEVVKENSKSLSNQANVKIKNCDQKETVKQDTFIQSHISENVMRPTVLMLAGSSNNNNNNNNNNINNNKDSISKIIPVESEAVTKVVVVKEEKNFIKLPIPEDSQKWLGALALMELAKNQEKTRCINLKQNKDDCSENSELNYANL